A single region of the Vicia villosa cultivar HV-30 ecotype Madison, WI linkage group LG4, Vvil1.0, whole genome shotgun sequence genome encodes:
- the LOC131596277 gene encoding pEARLI1-like lipid transfer protein 1, which yields MASNKLSALIILLSLLSYSTFSHACGSCNPTPKPTPPPPSKTPNASPPPKASTPPPSTPPTASPPTPSTSQKCPKDTLKLGVCTDLLGLVNVVVGSPASSKCCTLIQGLADLDAAICLCTAIKANVLGINLNVPITLSLLLSACQKSLPSGFQCS from the coding sequence ATGGCTTCCAACAAGCTTAGTGCACTCATTATACTGCTTTCTCTTCTTTCCTATTCAACATTTTCACATGCTTGTGGCTCATGCAATCCAACCCCTAAACCTACTCCTCCACCACCTTCAAAAACACCTAATGCTAGTCCTCCACCTAAGGCTAGTACTCCACCTCCTTCAACACCACCTACGGCTAGTCCTCCTACTCCTTCAACATCACAAAAATGTCCTAAGGACACATTAAAGCTAGGTGTTTGTACTGATCTTCTTGGACTTGTTAATGTTGTGGTTGGAAGTCCTGCTTCAAGCAAGTGTTGTACATTGATTCAAGGTTTGGCTGATTTGGATGCAGCAATATGTCTTTGTACTGCTATTAAGGCTAATGTTCTTGGTATCAACTTGAATGTTCCTATCACACTCAGTCTCCTACTTAGTGCTTGTCAAAAATCTCTCCCTTCTGGTTTCCAATGCTCATAG
- the LOC131596278 gene encoding fatty acid amide hydrolase-like: MMLWLMTSKTDMVAERFVAAIDESAKPPFQMGFFIDYNIDDILKQATESTLRYQRGEPISVLDGVPVAIKDEIDCLPYPTTGGTKWMHKERPCKDDACCVKRLRQCGTILVGKSNMNELGSGTSGINPHYGKILVAFVRLSLTSPA, from the exons ATGATGCTTTGGCTCATGACATCCAAAACAGACATG GTTGCTGAAAGATTTGTTGCTGCTATTGATGAATCCGCAAAACCACCATTTCAAATGGGATTCTTTATTGATTACAATATTGATGATATACTAAAACAAGCAACTGAATCTACTCTTAGGTATCAAAGAG GGGAACCAATCTCAGTGCTAGACGGAGTACCTGTTGCAATAAAGGACGAGATAGATTGTTTACCGTATCCAACAACAG GAGGTACAAAGTGGATGCATAAGGAAAGGCCTTGTAAAGACGATGCATGTTGTGTTAAGCGCTTAAGGCAATGCGGTACTATACTAGTTGGGAAATCCAATATGAACGAACTTGGGTCTGGAACTAGTGGGATAAACCCACACTATGG GAAAATCTTGGTCGCATTCGTAAGACTCTCGCTGACTTCACCAGCTTGA